A genomic window from Acinonyx jubatus isolate Ajub_Pintada_27869175 unplaced genomic scaffold, VMU_Ajub_asm_v1.0 scaffold_45, whole genome shotgun sequence includes:
- the LOC113597310 gene encoding ral guanine nucleotide dissociation stimulator-like isoform X2, producing MACFPAHLPRVILESKMFCCCIPIFRICGLKKAQSEKPLCHCRHQLGPHLRSCWSFGRRRSQSFTQDIFEELVHGFNYCSTLDKCQVQKDTKNQCCSEESTLSLDEACTMLKLKEGTMEDSVQSLLQSPFQDRNTSNITTIFCIYQVFPMAQLVLGQQFKNTLSPILSTWPDQKLQDTWQSLNFTSFKVKTAYVDMKLHDWNLKNHTALILVHQETLEPTEAESDVPAPGLLPVAEPEKGSTMELETAPVMFQPSSQVSEPASPPSAVPELEQVLTSSSAYVPGPQLQSAQSSALLRILTPALKIETEPTPVPEPSCHWHVTPKNQLNEEKPSLMDFPPKLVAEQLTYIDAELFKKVLPHQCLGSIWSKRNKPGNEHLAPTVCATVTQFNSVVNCVITTCLGNPRMIAQDRAMVVEHWIKVAKACQIMRNYSSLHAILSALQSASIYRLKKTWERVSRKSFQKFKKLCTEDNPQRRELLLKEWPSKWATLMMSLQRAQKRLQKKGVVPFLGTFLTDMVMLDTAMKDYLKEYKVMKEIMLLQVAADNYTLEPKEEFRACFQAVERLSEDESYILSCQLEPQS from the exons ATGGCCTGCTTTCCAGCTCACTTGCCCAGAGTCATTCTAGAGAGCAAAATGTTCTGTTGCTGTATCCCCATTTTCAGGATATGTGGGCTTAAGAAAGCCCAGAGTGAGAAACCTTTATGTCACTGTAGACATCAGCTCGGCCCTCATCTCCGAAGCTGTTGGTCATTTGGCAGGAGGCGCTCACAG AGCTTCACCCAGGATATCTTTGAGGAGCTGGTCCATGGTTTCAACTACTGCAGCACCCTAGATAAGTGTCAGGTGCAGAAGGATACCAAGAATCAGTGCTGCTCTGAG GAATCAACCCTGTCCCTGGATGAGGCCTGTACAATGCTGAAGCTCAAGGAAGGCACAATGGAAGATAGTGTACAGTCCCTGCTACAATCACCTTTCCAGGATAGAAACACCTCAAACATCACAACCATTTTCTGCATATACCAGGTGTTCCCCATGGCCCAATTAGTCCTGGGACAGCAGTTCAAAAA CACCCTCTCTCCCATCTTGAGTACATGGCCTGACCAGAAATTGCAGGATACCTGGCAGTCTCTGAATTTTACCAGTTTCAAAGTAAAGACAGCCTATGTGGATATGAAGCTGCATGACTGGAACCTGAAGAACCACACCGCCCTTATCCTGGTGCATCAGGAAACTCTGGAGCCCACTGAGGCAGAGTCAGATG TGCCAGCCCCAGGGCTCCTTCCAGTTGCAGAGCCAGAAAAGGGGTCTACTATGGAACTAGAGACAGCACCAGTTATGTTTCAACCATCATCTCAAGTGTCAGAGCCAGCATCACCTCCATCAGCTGTTCCAGAACTGGAACAAGTGTTAACATCTTCTTCAGCATATGTGCCAGGTCCACAGCTACAATCAGCTCAATCATCAGCTTTACTTAGAATTTTAACTCCAGCTCTAAAAATAGAGACAGAGCCAACTCCAGTGCCAGAGCCTTCCTGCCACTGGCATGTAACCCCAAAGAACCAGCTGAATGAGGAGAAGCCCAGCCTCATGGACTTCCCTCCCAAGCTGGTGGCAGAGCAGCTAACGTACATAGATGCG GAGCTGTTCAAGAAGGTGCTGCCTCATCAGTGCCTGGGCTCCATCTGGTCCAAGCGGAATAAACCTGGTAATGAGCACCTGGCACCCACAGTCTGTGCTACCGTCACCCAATTTAACAGTGTGGTCAACTGTGTCATCACCACCTGCCTTGGAAACCCAAGAATGATAGCCCAGGACAGGGCCATGGTGGTGGAGCACTGGATAAAGGTGGCCAAG gcCTGTCAAATCATGAGGAACTACTCTTCACTGCATGCCATCCTCTCTGCTCTGCAGAGTGCCTCAATTTACCGTCTGAAGAAGACATGGGAGAGAGTTTCCAG GAAGagctttcaaaaatttaaaaagctgtgcACTGAAGATAACCCACAGAGAAGGGAACTGCTCCTGAAG GAGTGGCCATCTAAATGGGCCACCCTGATGATGAGCCTCCAGAGAGCCCAGAAAAGGCTGCAGAAGAAG GGTGTTGTCCCCTTCCTTGGCACTTTCCTCACTGACATGGTGATGCTGGACACTGCAATGAAGGACTATCTGAAG GAATACAAAGTAATGAAAGAGATCATGCTCCTCCAGGTGGCTGCAGATAACTACACTCTAGAACCGAAGGAGGAGTTTAGAGCCTGCTTCCAGGCTGTGGAGCGACTCAGTGAGGATGAGAG CTACATCCTGTCCTGCCAGCTGGAGCCCCAATCCTAG
- the LOC113597310 gene encoding ral guanine nucleotide dissociation stimulator-like isoform X1, which produces MACFPAHLPRVILESKMFCCCIPIFRICGLKKAQSEKPLCHCRHQLGPHLRSCWSFGRRRSQSFTQDIFEELVHGFNYCSTLDKCQVQKDTKNQCCSEESTLSLDEACTMLKLKEGTMEDSVQSLLQSPFQDRNTSNITTIFCIYQVFPMAQLVLGQQFKNTLSPILSTWPDQKLQDTWQSLNFTSFKVKTAYVDMKLHDWNLKNHTALILVHQETLEPTEAESDVPAPGLLPVAEPEKGSTMELETAPVMFQPSSQVSEPASPPSAVPELEQVLTSSSAYVPGPQLQSAQSSALLRILTPALKIETEPTPVPEPSCHWHVTPKNQLNEEKPSLMDFPPKLVAEQLTYIDAELFKKVLPHQCLGSIWSKRNKPGNEHLAPTVCATVTQFNSVVNCVITTCLGNPRMIAQDRAMVVEHWIKVAKACQIMRNYSSLHAILSALQSASIYRLKKTWERVSRKSFQKFKKLCTEDNPQRRELLLKEWPSKWATLMMSLQRAQKRLQKKGVVPFLGTFLTDMVMLDTAMKDYLKGDEINHKKKTKEYKVMKEIMLLQVAADNYTLEPKEEFRACFQAVERLSEDESYILSCQLEPQS; this is translated from the exons ATGGCCTGCTTTCCAGCTCACTTGCCCAGAGTCATTCTAGAGAGCAAAATGTTCTGTTGCTGTATCCCCATTTTCAGGATATGTGGGCTTAAGAAAGCCCAGAGTGAGAAACCTTTATGTCACTGTAGACATCAGCTCGGCCCTCATCTCCGAAGCTGTTGGTCATTTGGCAGGAGGCGCTCACAG AGCTTCACCCAGGATATCTTTGAGGAGCTGGTCCATGGTTTCAACTACTGCAGCACCCTAGATAAGTGTCAGGTGCAGAAGGATACCAAGAATCAGTGCTGCTCTGAG GAATCAACCCTGTCCCTGGATGAGGCCTGTACAATGCTGAAGCTCAAGGAAGGCACAATGGAAGATAGTGTACAGTCCCTGCTACAATCACCTTTCCAGGATAGAAACACCTCAAACATCACAACCATTTTCTGCATATACCAGGTGTTCCCCATGGCCCAATTAGTCCTGGGACAGCAGTTCAAAAA CACCCTCTCTCCCATCTTGAGTACATGGCCTGACCAGAAATTGCAGGATACCTGGCAGTCTCTGAATTTTACCAGTTTCAAAGTAAAGACAGCCTATGTGGATATGAAGCTGCATGACTGGAACCTGAAGAACCACACCGCCCTTATCCTGGTGCATCAGGAAACTCTGGAGCCCACTGAGGCAGAGTCAGATG TGCCAGCCCCAGGGCTCCTTCCAGTTGCAGAGCCAGAAAAGGGGTCTACTATGGAACTAGAGACAGCACCAGTTATGTTTCAACCATCATCTCAAGTGTCAGAGCCAGCATCACCTCCATCAGCTGTTCCAGAACTGGAACAAGTGTTAACATCTTCTTCAGCATATGTGCCAGGTCCACAGCTACAATCAGCTCAATCATCAGCTTTACTTAGAATTTTAACTCCAGCTCTAAAAATAGAGACAGAGCCAACTCCAGTGCCAGAGCCTTCCTGCCACTGGCATGTAACCCCAAAGAACCAGCTGAATGAGGAGAAGCCCAGCCTCATGGACTTCCCTCCCAAGCTGGTGGCAGAGCAGCTAACGTACATAGATGCG GAGCTGTTCAAGAAGGTGCTGCCTCATCAGTGCCTGGGCTCCATCTGGTCCAAGCGGAATAAACCTGGTAATGAGCACCTGGCACCCACAGTCTGTGCTACCGTCACCCAATTTAACAGTGTGGTCAACTGTGTCATCACCACCTGCCTTGGAAACCCAAGAATGATAGCCCAGGACAGGGCCATGGTGGTGGAGCACTGGATAAAGGTGGCCAAG gcCTGTCAAATCATGAGGAACTACTCTTCACTGCATGCCATCCTCTCTGCTCTGCAGAGTGCCTCAATTTACCGTCTGAAGAAGACATGGGAGAGAGTTTCCAG GAAGagctttcaaaaatttaaaaagctgtgcACTGAAGATAACCCACAGAGAAGGGAACTGCTCCTGAAG GAGTGGCCATCTAAATGGGCCACCCTGATGATGAGCCTCCAGAGAGCCCAGAAAAGGCTGCAGAAGAAG GGTGTTGTCCCCTTCCTTGGCACTTTCCTCACTGACATGGTGATGCTGGACACTGCAATGAAGGACTATCTGAAG GGAGATGagatcaaccataagaaaaaaactaag GAATACAAAGTAATGAAAGAGATCATGCTCCTCCAGGTGGCTGCAGATAACTACACTCTAGAACCGAAGGAGGAGTTTAGAGCCTGCTTCCAGGCTGTGGAGCGACTCAGTGAGGATGAGAG CTACATCCTGTCCTGCCAGCTGGAGCCCCAATCCTAG
- the LOC113597310 gene encoding ral guanine nucleotide dissociation stimulator-like isoform X4: MACFPAHLPRVILESKMFCCCIPIFRICGLKKAQSEKPLCHCRHQLGPHLRSCWSFGRRRSQESTLSLDEACTMLKLKEGTMEDSVQSLLQSPFQDRNTSNITTIFCIYQVFPMAQLVLGQQFKNTLSPILSTWPDQKLQDTWQSLNFTSFKVKTAYVDMKLHDWNLKNHTALILVHQETLEPTEAESDVPAPGLLPVAEPEKGSTMELETAPVMFQPSSQVSEPASPPSAVPELEQVLTSSSAYVPGPQLQSAQSSALLRILTPALKIETEPTPVPEPSCHWHVTPKNQLNEEKPSLMDFPPKLVAEQLTYIDAELFKKVLPHQCLGSIWSKRNKPGNEHLAPTVCATVTQFNSVVNCVITTCLGNPRMIAQDRAMVVEHWIKVAKACQIMRNYSSLHAILSALQSASIYRLKKTWERVSRKSFQKFKKLCTEDNPQRRELLLKEWPSKWATLMMSLQRAQKRLQKKGVVPFLGTFLTDMVMLDTAMKDYLKGDEINHKKKTKEYKVMKEIMLLQVAADNYTLEPKEEFRACFQAVERLSEDESYILSCQLEPQS; this comes from the exons ATGGCCTGCTTTCCAGCTCACTTGCCCAGAGTCATTCTAGAGAGCAAAATGTTCTGTTGCTGTATCCCCATTTTCAGGATATGTGGGCTTAAGAAAGCCCAGAGTGAGAAACCTTTATGTCACTGTAGACATCAGCTCGGCCCTCATCTCCGAAGCTGTTGGTCATTTGGCAGGAGGCGCTCACAG GAATCAACCCTGTCCCTGGATGAGGCCTGTACAATGCTGAAGCTCAAGGAAGGCACAATGGAAGATAGTGTACAGTCCCTGCTACAATCACCTTTCCAGGATAGAAACACCTCAAACATCACAACCATTTTCTGCATATACCAGGTGTTCCCCATGGCCCAATTAGTCCTGGGACAGCAGTTCAAAAA CACCCTCTCTCCCATCTTGAGTACATGGCCTGACCAGAAATTGCAGGATACCTGGCAGTCTCTGAATTTTACCAGTTTCAAAGTAAAGACAGCCTATGTGGATATGAAGCTGCATGACTGGAACCTGAAGAACCACACCGCCCTTATCCTGGTGCATCAGGAAACTCTGGAGCCCACTGAGGCAGAGTCAGATG TGCCAGCCCCAGGGCTCCTTCCAGTTGCAGAGCCAGAAAAGGGGTCTACTATGGAACTAGAGACAGCACCAGTTATGTTTCAACCATCATCTCAAGTGTCAGAGCCAGCATCACCTCCATCAGCTGTTCCAGAACTGGAACAAGTGTTAACATCTTCTTCAGCATATGTGCCAGGTCCACAGCTACAATCAGCTCAATCATCAGCTTTACTTAGAATTTTAACTCCAGCTCTAAAAATAGAGACAGAGCCAACTCCAGTGCCAGAGCCTTCCTGCCACTGGCATGTAACCCCAAAGAACCAGCTGAATGAGGAGAAGCCCAGCCTCATGGACTTCCCTCCCAAGCTGGTGGCAGAGCAGCTAACGTACATAGATGCG GAGCTGTTCAAGAAGGTGCTGCCTCATCAGTGCCTGGGCTCCATCTGGTCCAAGCGGAATAAACCTGGTAATGAGCACCTGGCACCCACAGTCTGTGCTACCGTCACCCAATTTAACAGTGTGGTCAACTGTGTCATCACCACCTGCCTTGGAAACCCAAGAATGATAGCCCAGGACAGGGCCATGGTGGTGGAGCACTGGATAAAGGTGGCCAAG gcCTGTCAAATCATGAGGAACTACTCTTCACTGCATGCCATCCTCTCTGCTCTGCAGAGTGCCTCAATTTACCGTCTGAAGAAGACATGGGAGAGAGTTTCCAG GAAGagctttcaaaaatttaaaaagctgtgcACTGAAGATAACCCACAGAGAAGGGAACTGCTCCTGAAG GAGTGGCCATCTAAATGGGCCACCCTGATGATGAGCCTCCAGAGAGCCCAGAAAAGGCTGCAGAAGAAG GGTGTTGTCCCCTTCCTTGGCACTTTCCTCACTGACATGGTGATGCTGGACACTGCAATGAAGGACTATCTGAAG GGAGATGagatcaaccataagaaaaaaactaag GAATACAAAGTAATGAAAGAGATCATGCTCCTCCAGGTGGCTGCAGATAACTACACTCTAGAACCGAAGGAGGAGTTTAGAGCCTGCTTCCAGGCTGTGGAGCGACTCAGTGAGGATGAGAG CTACATCCTGTCCTGCCAGCTGGAGCCCCAATCCTAG
- the LOC113597310 gene encoding ral guanine nucleotide dissociation stimulator-like isoform X3: protein MACFPAHLPRVILESKMFCCCIPIFRICGLKKAQSEKPLCHCRHQLGPHLRSCWSFGRRRSQSFTQDIFEELVHGFNYCSTLDKCQVQKDTKNQCCSEESTLSLDEACTMLKLKEGTMEDSVQSLLQSPFQDRNTSNITTIFCIYQVFPMAQLVLGQQFKNTLSPILSTWPDQKLQDTWQSLNFTSFKVKTAYVDMKLHDWNLKNHTALILVHQETLEPTEAESDVPAPGLLPVAEPEKGSTMELETAPVMFQPSSQVSEPASPPSAVPELEQVLTSSSAYVPGPQLQSAQSSALLRILTPALKIETEPTPVPEPSCHWHVTPKNQLNEEKPSLMDFPPKLVAEQLTYIDAELFKKVLPHQCLGSIWSKRNKPGNEHLAPTVCATVTQFNSVVNCVITTCLGNPRMIAQDRAMVVEHWIKVAKACQIMRNYSSLHAILSALQSASIYRLKKTWERVSRKSFQKFKKLCTEDNPQRRELLLKEWPSKWATLMMSLQRAQKRLQKKEWRQPLTLDVLKCNNFQDYYLPQDSGCFLHFKGKGLFPASFIEVLFFVLEFFLSNI, encoded by the exons ATGGCCTGCTTTCCAGCTCACTTGCCCAGAGTCATTCTAGAGAGCAAAATGTTCTGTTGCTGTATCCCCATTTTCAGGATATGTGGGCTTAAGAAAGCCCAGAGTGAGAAACCTTTATGTCACTGTAGACATCAGCTCGGCCCTCATCTCCGAAGCTGTTGGTCATTTGGCAGGAGGCGCTCACAG AGCTTCACCCAGGATATCTTTGAGGAGCTGGTCCATGGTTTCAACTACTGCAGCACCCTAGATAAGTGTCAGGTGCAGAAGGATACCAAGAATCAGTGCTGCTCTGAG GAATCAACCCTGTCCCTGGATGAGGCCTGTACAATGCTGAAGCTCAAGGAAGGCACAATGGAAGATAGTGTACAGTCCCTGCTACAATCACCTTTCCAGGATAGAAACACCTCAAACATCACAACCATTTTCTGCATATACCAGGTGTTCCCCATGGCCCAATTAGTCCTGGGACAGCAGTTCAAAAA CACCCTCTCTCCCATCTTGAGTACATGGCCTGACCAGAAATTGCAGGATACCTGGCAGTCTCTGAATTTTACCAGTTTCAAAGTAAAGACAGCCTATGTGGATATGAAGCTGCATGACTGGAACCTGAAGAACCACACCGCCCTTATCCTGGTGCATCAGGAAACTCTGGAGCCCACTGAGGCAGAGTCAGATG TGCCAGCCCCAGGGCTCCTTCCAGTTGCAGAGCCAGAAAAGGGGTCTACTATGGAACTAGAGACAGCACCAGTTATGTTTCAACCATCATCTCAAGTGTCAGAGCCAGCATCACCTCCATCAGCTGTTCCAGAACTGGAACAAGTGTTAACATCTTCTTCAGCATATGTGCCAGGTCCACAGCTACAATCAGCTCAATCATCAGCTTTACTTAGAATTTTAACTCCAGCTCTAAAAATAGAGACAGAGCCAACTCCAGTGCCAGAGCCTTCCTGCCACTGGCATGTAACCCCAAAGAACCAGCTGAATGAGGAGAAGCCCAGCCTCATGGACTTCCCTCCCAAGCTGGTGGCAGAGCAGCTAACGTACATAGATGCG GAGCTGTTCAAGAAGGTGCTGCCTCATCAGTGCCTGGGCTCCATCTGGTCCAAGCGGAATAAACCTGGTAATGAGCACCTGGCACCCACAGTCTGTGCTACCGTCACCCAATTTAACAGTGTGGTCAACTGTGTCATCACCACCTGCCTTGGAAACCCAAGAATGATAGCCCAGGACAGGGCCATGGTGGTGGAGCACTGGATAAAGGTGGCCAAG gcCTGTCAAATCATGAGGAACTACTCTTCACTGCATGCCATCCTCTCTGCTCTGCAGAGTGCCTCAATTTACCGTCTGAAGAAGACATGGGAGAGAGTTTCCAG GAAGagctttcaaaaatttaaaaagctgtgcACTGAAGATAACCCACAGAGAAGGGAACTGCTCCTGAAG GAGTGGCCATCTAAATGGGCCACCCTGATGATGAGCCTCCAGAGAGCCCAGAAAAGGCTGCAGAAGAAG GAATGGCGGCAACCATTGACATTGGATGTCCTTAAGTGTAACAATTTCCAGGACTACTACCTGCCCCAGGACAGTGGCTGCTTTCTACACTTTAAAGGAAAAGGTTTGTTTCCTGCTTCTTTTATTGaggtattgttttttgttttggagttttttttatcaaatatttga